A window of Ciconia boyciana chromosome 9, ASM3463844v1, whole genome shotgun sequence genomic DNA:
GCAAAATCCAAAAATAAAGAGAGCTCTCCCAGAGGACTGTGAGCTAACGCAAGCGCCCAAGTCAGTGCTAAGCTGCATAAGGAAGGTGAAGCAGAGGAGTACTACACACTCCACCTTCACGTGATTTTCCCACAGTCACCTTATCGCAGGGTTGGCTCCACAACTGAGTGGTGGTTTTACACCTTCCTTCAGCAGTCAAGTGTCAAGAGAAGGAACTGGTCTCTGCCTCAGTGCCAACACACGGCTCTGGCATTAGAGGCATGGGACTAAGGGCTGCTTGGTCCCTGCCCCACATGCTGAAAACCTGCTGCCTCCAAAGGGTCTCCCACATGAGCCACTTGAACCAGTTCCAGTCATACATTAGCTTAAGGCATGACCAGAGGTGACATGCCTTAAGCACAGCTCTCCAAATTTCCTATATCCCGTTGACCTCCCTAATTTCACCCACATCAAGTTGTTATAGCACCGTAACCGCAAAGGGGACCACAAAGGTCGGACTCCTCCCAGTCCATCTGCTCTCAAAGGGGGACCCCTCGGCTGTCCCGCTTCTCCATCCTGACTTAGCAGAGGTGACAGACTTGCTCCCTACCAGCCTCCTGACGGGCAGCAATGCCGGGATCGCTTCCTCGACAGGCAAGCGGAGGTGCCTGCAGAATCGGGGCCAGAGATGCTCCCGGTTGTGCAATAGCAGCTGCTGgtgggcacagctgctgcctctctccttaggggtggggagaaaacaGATTAATCAATGAAACCAAATCCAATTCATCAGAAACTACAGCCATCTGTTAGATTATTAATAGACACAGAACTCATGTAAAGCACTGGCATTAATACTCCAGGAATAtctttttctggaggaaaagtTTAGGTTAGCAGCAACTGTAGTatgagggggaaggagggggagacaGGGGTGTTGATGGTGGTGTTTAAAtcagtttattattttacttctgtgaaATCAAATTAGGTGGATTTCTCCCCTCCAGTATGGCATCTCAGCCTCAGAAGGCTAaagcttttttacttttttttttttaaatataatcctCACCCCAGGCCTTCTTTAGATTCCTAAAATGTTCACCTACCTGTCTGCTCATTTCTAAGGACTTTTCCTACTGAAAGGAGCCCAGGTTAAAGTGGGAAAGTGTCTCAATAACCACCCAGCCCCGACTTCAACAAGGAACACATCACAGCCTTGTCAGGTGTGCAGAGCAAAAGCCAGGAGTGGTTTTCACATAGGAGACCAGTAAAACACTTACAGAAATCCAATGGCACTTAAACCAGCTCATTTTCACTTCTTGTACCAAGACACTGAGCAGATGGGGGGTCAGGGAGAGGAAACAactttccaaattattttaaaccatACCTATTATTTTTGAGATATGCATTTAAACTGCATGCAtattttgctcttgcttttttaTAATCAAGTTATTTCTGTACTGTGCTTGATTCTCTTGTGAGAACAGGCAGCTAAAATAAACATTCCATATTTACTCACATCAAAAAGTTTTTCCAAGAGGAACTGAAATATAACTGGCAAGTGGACATTTTTCCTTAACCTCTGACTTCTTGTCCTTGAAACCCCATGACTGGAGGAACCAGCCTCCCTCGCCTGCACCACAATTTGCTCTCTCCAAAGCAGACACAGCGGATGCACCAGAGATGAGGCAGCACAGCGAGCCATTTTACATTCATGCAATTTTTCTCATGCGTGACTGACTAGATATAGTGCAGCCAAAACAGATGTAACATCTCTTTTCTAATGCGTGCAAAGGGGAACACAAGGAGCCCTGTCCTCGCAGCCTGCAAGGCAGGCACTCTTCTCCCCCTGCACAGCCCCGGGACCAGGTAGTGCTGCCAAATTCACCTCCCCAACCCAGGAATGAAACTGGTCAAGGGTGGACAGCTATCAAATGGGCCACCTACAGATGTCAGACAAACTACACCGAACAGAGCGAGGGTAGGAAAGCAGTAGTAGTTCCTGGAGATGAGAATAAACCAGCCATACCGACACAGGCGAGTGGGCAGCAGATGGGTGCAGCAGCTCAAGACCTCAACCCGCTGCgtacaaaaagcaaagctgaaacaaGATCCAGGCTCCAACAAAATGGACTATTTCCAAGTATTTGAAAAAGCTTCAAACAGctgtggggaggaagaaaactcTCACTGCCTGTGACAAAGCAGAGCGAGACGGACGAAAAAAAAGGTCTCctctaaaacagaaaaggcattGAGTCTTTGACAACGCCCAGAGGGCACGGGTGGTGCTGGCCGGGCACGCTCAGCAGGCTCCCGCTGCTGAATGATGTTTGAGGAAAATCCTCCTTCAAGATATTTGACAAGACTTGCCCACCCAGAAGACTCCAAAGAAACCAACGCAGCTGTAAGTCATGTTTTGCAGAATCAGGAAAACACAGGACACATCCCAGTGGACAACAGCGACAGCTTTGCTTCCTCCGGTGACTTGCCAGCAAACCCAACCTCCTCGCAGAACCACCTGGCAAACCTGAAGATGCTGATGTCCAGACAGAAGGCTGAATACGAATCCAAAATTGCAAGgtaaaggatttaaaaaaactatGAGGCTTCAGGGAAGGCATCTCTTCCTACTGTATGCAACTACCGCAGGGTCCTTATCTGTGAGTAGGGTCTATGGACGCTGCTGCAGCCAATGCCTCCACGTACCACTGTGAATGTCACCCAGGATCCAGCATTACAGGATTAGGTTAGCAATTATtcaaagttatttgaaaaattttcaTGTGAGGTGCTTGAGAAACTCCAGACCATCTATAAGATTTTTTTGCAAGGCTGCGCAGAGCTCTTGAAAAGCCTCTGGTCtattgtgtatttttcttttttgccttaaTCCAATATTAAGCTTTTCTCCGGGGAAAAATGTGCAGGCTTCTCAGCAGCGTTAGCAGTAAGTCATTATTCTTTACAAATTGCAAGGCATGAATTTTAACAACTCAGAGGAAAGTGTTCATAAGTATTTTTCCAATTTCTAAGATTAGAAATTGAATAGAGAGTTAGCCATAGCTTGttatcaagaggaaaaaaaaagggcagaaacaTTTCCAGGCTCTACTTTCCAAATAGTGCTGCTTTTCTATTGTGTAGTTAAAAGgcatgaacattttaaatacaatattgtTCAGTAGTTATACGTTACAGGTATGTTGTGCAAATTGACTATTTGACTAAATCATAAAATACCTCAACATGCATCATTGCAACAGACGGCAAGTAGGTAACGGTGAATTACACTTTGCCTTGAACattgtgtaaagaaaaaaaatccatttaatctttaatttcttGAAGAAGTATTCATCAATTTCTTCTTAGTAAAAGGAGCTATTCCTAggtttttggccttttttttttttaaatctctttgtTGTATCCTGCTTATGTTTTAAGCAGAATCCTCTGTTTCCTAAAATATGCTGCATTGCCATTTGTTGTTAGACTACTGTAGTATTccactacaaaaaaaccccaacaccaaAACAGACTCCTTTGGCCATATggttatttatatttattgtaaATTAGAGTAACTAAAAATGTAGCTTTTATGTTAATATATACCATAAATTGGAAAAGTATTGGGGATGCCAATACTTGTATTTATGGGAACATATGTTAAAAAAGGCTAGCTTTAAAAAAGCCTATAGCTTTCTTAAGAAAGGGGcaaaaaatcctgtaatttACAATGTCTGTCTCTCCAACAGCCTGGAGCAGCGGAACAGAGAGCTGCAGTCGGAGATTAAGGATATGCATTCAAAACTGGGCCAGCAGCGTAAGTGGTACAGTCTTGTGGAGATGAAAATGCGAAATGCAGAGAGAGCAAAGGAagatgcagagagaagaaatgaaatgctccagaaagaaatggaagagtTTTTTGAAACCTTTGGGGAAATTAACAGATGGAAATAAACAGGAGCATGTTCGGTTTGAAATTGAGCTAAACTGTAGGAGAGAGAAAGGCCACATCCTGATTTCAGCACATACTCCCATTTCAGAGGTGAAATAAGAAACCCCAACAGTAAGAACTAGGCTGTCAATTACAAAGTGAGCAGTTGATACAAACTCATTGGGATCCCTGAactccagcagccctgcaccacCCTGCTAATGCCAGGGATGCTTTTTCTTACCACTGGAAAAATCTTTCCGACACTTTGCACTACCAACTCCCAAGCCAGCCTATGCAGTGTGCTGGGGAAGCACCCCGGTGCTTTTTGGCTAGACTTGAGTCTTGTACTGATGCACTAAATGCCTAAGTGGTTTTAACAAAGGGATGTCATCCTTGCTGGACTGGGTTTTACCAGCCACCCCAGAGGTCCCATAGGTACTGCATGGGCTTTAAAAGTGCTGAGCTCATACCTGCATCCCAACGGCAGCCGTTTCAGTTACGGACAAATACAGAGAAACAAGGAGACAACACACTTTCATCTCCCTGTAGTTCCCACCAGCACTCTCACATGGTGCTGTGCCTGGGATCCAGAGCTGTTGTGCAATTCCTGTCCTCTCACTGAAGGGACATTCATtcatggaggaggagggggaggaggaggtctCTTACAAAGCCATTTGCTCCTCTGGATTATAATCAGCCGCCCTACAGGACTCCCATAAGAACCCATTAGTCTTAAGACCATCACTGGTATACTCCCTCACTCACATCTCTTCAGAGCTACCTCTCTCCACACAAGAAATGTGTTAACTATTTTGATACCAGCATTAAGGACACATATGCAGTTAAGTATCAAGAAAATAACCGCTGTTCTTTTAACCCGCTGCAGAAGAACTTTAACATGAGCAATGGCATCTGTATACTTAAACCtgtactgaatttaaaattatactttattTGAGAAAAACACGTGGTTCATTATTTGCTCTTCAGCAAGATTAAATGTAAGAGTGATCATCTACTTGATAACTCACTATCTCACTAAAACAGCTTATGATATGTAAGCAGAAACTGcacagatgtttttcttcttccccagagaGGAACAAGCAGCTTGTTTTAAGATCAAGTACAAGTGAATCAAAAAACCAGAGTCTTATCCCACAAGGTTCATGGAGTGAAGCAGCCCTGCCCAATTGCATGCCCAGGGCAACGCTGCAGGCCCCTTATTCATAAGTGCACGCTGGCCAACCCCCTCCATGCATTGCCTACTCTCCACGAGTGCATCATTGAACCGTAACTTGTTTCTTTGCTGCCCTACCTTCACACCAAGTAATCATGAACTGAACAGTTTTCAAATTTGAATTCCAGGCACTTAcattcttcttgtttcttttttccactttttttttttcatcttctgagaCCTCATtactataaaaaaaccccacttctgAAGTCCCACTTTCctcaaaaattatttgggtCTTGTTTAATCAGTTCCCTCCCTCCTTACCTTTCTAGAACTGTCCTGCCAACTTCAAGAACTTGCaggaaatataaagaaaaggtATGGCATAAGGCAAGGAATGTACTTGGGTAATGCTATGTAAACCACTTCCCTGTATGCACATCATGGTcctgcttcactttttt
This region includes:
- the LOC140656842 gene encoding rho GTPase-activating protein 24-like, producing MMFEENPPSRYLTRLAHPEDSKETNAAVSHVLQNQENTGHIPVDNSDSFASSGDLPANPTSSQNHLANLKMLMSRQKAEYESKIASLEQRNRELQSEIKDMHSKLGQQRKWYSLVEMKMRNAERAKEDAERRNEMLQKEMEEFFETFGEINRWK